ATTCATATATTGATTAATAAAAATTAAAAAACGCACGCCTCCGCTTCAGCCTTATTGTATTTATTGGTTTTTATAACTATTTGTATTTATTGATTTTAAATTTTCAGATGGTTGATGGTTGAACTTTTACAGGCCATCTGAAAACAGTTTTTAGAATAATTGTTTCTTTTTAAACGGTTCGTTTCAAGTTGTGAAAAAAACGAGCCGTCCGATTAATACTGAAAAAAGTCTATAAAGGAGAAATATGATGAGTCAACACTCTGCCGGAGCACGTTTCCGCCAAGCCGTGAAAGAATCGAATCCTCTTGCCGTGGTCGGTTGCGTCAATGCTTATTTTGCACGATTGGCGACCCAAAGCGGTTTCAAAGCAATTTATCTGTCCGGCGGCGGCGTGGCAGCCTGCTCTTGCGGTATCCCTGATTTGGGCATTACCACAATGGAAGATGTGCTGATCGATGCGCGACGCATTACAGACAACGTAGATACGCCTTTGCTGGTGGACATCGATGTGGGTTGGGGCGGTGCATTCAATATTGTCCGTACCATTCGCAACTTTGAACGCACCGGTGTTGCAGCGGTTCACATCGAAGATCAGGTAGCGCAAAAACGCTGCGGCCACCGTCCAAACAAAGCCATCGTTTCTAAAGATGAAATGGTCGACCGTATCAAAGCTGCCGTAGATGCGCGCGTTGATGAGAACTTCGTGATTATGGCGCGTACCGATGCGCTGGCGGTAGAAGGTTTGGATGCCGCTATCGAACGCGCCCAAGCTTGTGTCGAAGCGGGTGCAGACATGATTTTCCCTGAAGCCATGACCGATTTGAACATGTACCGCCAATTTGCAGATGCAGTGAAAGTGCCCGTGTTGGCGAACATTACCGAGTTTGGTTCTACTCCGCTTTATACCCAAAGCGAACTGGCTGAAAACGGCGTGTCGCTGGTGCTGTATCCGCTGTCATCGTTCCGTGCAGCAAGTAAAGCCGCTCTGAATGTTTATGAAGCGATTATGCGCGATGGCACTCAGGCCGCAGTGGTTGACACTATGCAAACCCGTGCCGAGTTGTACGAGCATCTGAACTATCATGCCTTCGAGCAAAAACTGGATAAATTGTTTCAAAAATGATTTACCGCTTTCAGACGGTCTTTCAACAAATCCGCATCGGTCGTCTGAAAACCCGAAACCCATAAAAACACAAAGGAGAAATACCATGACTGAAACTACTCAAACCCCGACCTTCAAACCTAAGAAATCCGTTGCGCTTTCAGGCGTTGCGGCCGGTAATACCGCTTTGTGTACCGTTGGCCGTACCGGCAACGATTTGAGCTATCGCGGTTACGACATCTTGGATTTGGCACAAAAATGCGAGTTTGAAGAAGTCGCCCACCTGCTGATTCACGGTCATCTGCCCAACAAACTTCGAGCTGGCCGCTTATAAAACCAAGCTCAAATCCATGCGCGGCCTGCCTATCCGTGTGATTAAAGTTTTGGAAAGCCTGCCTGCACATACCCATCCGATGGATGTGATGCGTACCGGCGTATCCATGCTGGGCTGCGTTCATCCTGAACGTGAAGGCCATCCGGAAAGTGAAGCGCGCGACATCGCCGACAAACTGATCGCCAGCCTCGGCAGCATCCTCTTGTACTGGTATCAATATTCGCACAACGGCAAACGCATTGAAGTTGAAAGCGACGAAGAGACTATCGGCGGTCATTTCCTGCACCTGTTGCACGGCAAACGCCCAAGCGAATCACACATCAAAGCCATGCACGTTTCACTGATTTTGTATGCAGAACACGAGTTCAATGCTTCTACCTTTACCGCCCGCGTGATTGCCGGTACAGGCTCTGATATGTACTCCAGCATTACCGGTGCAATCGGCGCGTTGAAAGGTCCGAAACACGGCGGCGCGAACGAAGTGGCTTACGATATTCAAAAACGCTACCGCAATGCCGACGATGCCGAAGCAGACATCCGCGAACGCATCGGCCGCAAAGAAATCGTGATCGGTTTCGGTCATCCGGTGTACACCATTTCCGACCCTCGCAACGTTGTCATTAAAGAAGTGGCACGCAGTTTGAGCAAAGAAACCGGCGATATGCGCCTCTTTGACATTGCCGAACGCTTGGAAAGCGTGATGTGGGAAGAGAAAAAAATGTTCCCGAATCTGGACTGGTTCTCTGCCGTTTCCTACCAAAAATTGGGCGTACCGACCGCTATGTTCACACCGCTGTTCGTAATTTCCCGTACAACCGGTTGGAGCGCACACGTTCTCGAGCAACGCAAAGACGGCAAAATCATCCGTCCGAGCGCAAACTACACAGGCTCTGAAGATTTGGCATTCGTGGGGATTGAAGAACGATAATTGAAGAATGCAATAGCAGTTTGTTCTTTATTTCGGTATGCAAAGCTGAGGATTTCAGACAACCTTGCCTGATTGGAAAGGTTGTCTGAAATAAGTTTAAAAATTTAACTTAATAGAAGAAGATAATCCTGTATTGGCGCAAGTAACAGGATAAGAAACATGGAAGATTTATACATAATACTCGCTTTGGGTTTGGTTGCGATGGTTGCCGGATTTATCGATGCGATTGCGGGCGGGGGTGGTTTGATTACGCTGCCCGCACTCTTGTTGGCAGGTATTCCTCCCGTGTCGGCAATTGCCACCAACAAGCTGCAAGCAGCCGCTGCTACGTTTTCAGCTACGGTTTCTTTTGCACGCAAAGGTTTGATTGATTGGAAGAAAGGTCTCCCGATTGCCGCAGCATCGTTTGTAGGCGGCGTGGTCGGTGCATTATCGGTCAGCTTAGTTTCCAAAGATATTCTGCTGGCGGTCGTGCCGGTTTTGTTGATATTTGTCGCGCTGTATTTTATGTTTTCGCCCAAGCTCGACGGCAGTAAGGAAGGCAAAGCCAGAATGTCTTTTTTTCTATTCGGGCTGACGGTTGCACCGCTTTTGGGTTTTTACGACGGTGTGTTCGGACCAGGTGTCGGCTCGTTTTTTCTGATTGCCTTTATCGTTTTGCTCGGCTGCAAGCTGTTGAACGCGATGTCTTACACCAAATTGGCGAACGTTGCCTGCAATCTTGGTTCGCTATCGGTATTCCTGCTACACGGTTCGATTATTTTCCCGATTGCGGCAACGATGGCGGTCGGTGCGAATTTAGGTGCGAGATTTGCCGTCCGTTTTGGCTCGAAGCTGATTAAGCCGCTGCTGATTGTCATCAGCATTTTGATGGCTGTGAAATTGTTGACAGATGAGAGAAATCCGCTGTATCAGATGATTATTTCAATGTTTTAAACCTTTTCAGACGACTCTTTCAAAACGCCGTCTGAAACCCCAAAATCAAAAAAATAATAGATTTAGGAGAACCGACATGACTGCCAACCAACGTTACCGCAAAGCTTTACCCGGTACGGATTTGGAATATTACGACGCGCGTCAGGCGTGTGAAGACATCAAACCGGGCTCTTACGACAAGCTGCCGTACACAAGCCGTATCTTGGCTGAGAACTTGGTCAACCGCGCAGACAAAGTCGACCTGCCTACGCTGCAAAGCTGGCTGGGCCAGCTGATTGAGGGAAAACAGGAAATCGACTTCCCTTGGTATCCGGCACGCGTGGTGTGTCACGATATTCTGGGTCAGACAGCGTTGGTGGATTTGGCAGGTCTGCGTGATGCGATTGCAGAAAAAGGCGGCGATCCTTCCAAAGTGAATCCGGTGGTGCAAACCCAGCTTATCGTCGACCACTCTTTGGCAGTTGAATGCGGCGGATACGATCCTGATGCCTTCCGTAAAAACCGCGAAATCGAAGACAGACGTAACGAAGACCGTTTCCACTTCATCAACTGGACAAAAACAGCATTTGAAAATGTGGACGTGATTCCGGCGGGCAACGGCATTATGCACCAAATCAACTTGGAAAAAATGTCGCCGGTTGTCCAAGTCAAAAACGGTGTGGCATTCCCTGATACTTGTGTGGGTACTGACTCACATACGCCACACGTCGATTCATTGGGCGTGATTTCCGTAGGCGTGGGCGGTTTGGAAGCCGAAACCGTAATGTTGGGCCGTGCATCCATGATGCGTCTGCCTGATATTGTCGGCGTGGAGCTGACCGGCAAACGTCAGCCGGGCATTACTGCCACCGACATCGTGTTGGCGCTGACCGAATTCTTGCGTAAAGAGCGCGTGGTTGGCGCATTTGTCGAATTCTTCGGCGAAGGCGCAAGAAGCCTGTCTATCGGCGACCGTGCCACCATTTCCAACATGACCCCTGAGTTCGGCGCGACTGCCGCGATGTTCGCTATTGATGAGCAAACCATTGATTATTTGAAACTGACCGGCCGCGACGACGCGCAAGTGAAATTGGTGGAAAACTATGCCAAAACCGCAGGCTTGTGGGCAGATGCCTTGAAAACCGCCGTTTATCCTCGTGTTTTGAAATTTGATTTGAGCAGCGTAACACGCAACATGGCAGGCCCAAGTAACCCGCATGCCCGTTTTGCGACCGCCGATTTGGCCAGCAAAGGCTTGGCTAAATCTTATGAAGAGCCTTCAGACGGGCAAATGCCTGACGGAGCAGTGATTATTGCCGCGATTACTTCGTGTACCAATACTTCCAATCCGCGTAACGTTGTCGCCGCCGCGCTGTTGGCACGCAATGCAAACCGTCTTGGCTTGAAACGCAAACCTTGGGTGAAATCTTCGTTTGCCCCGGGTTCAAAAGTAGCCGAAATCTATTTGAAAGAAGCAGGCCTGCTGCCTGAAATGGAAAAACTCGGCTTCGGTATCGTTGCCTTCGCATGTACCACCTGTAACGGCATGAGCGGCGCGCTGGATCCGAAAATCCAAAAAGAAATCATCGACCGCGATTTGTACGCCACCGCCGTATTGTCAGGCAACCGCAACTTTGACGGCCGCATCCATCCGTATGCGAAACAGGCTTTCCTCGCTTCGCCTCCGCTGGTGGTGGCATACGCCATCGCGGGCAGCATCCGTTTCGATATTGAAAACGACGTACTCGGCGTTGCAGACGGCAAAGAAATCCGCCTGAAAGACATCTGGCCTACCGATGAAGAAATCGATGCCATCGTTGCCGAATATGTGAAACCGCAACAATTCCGCGACGTTTATATCCCGATGTTCGACACCGGCACAGCGCAAAAAGCACCAAGCCCGCTGTACGACTGGCGTCCAATGTCCACCTATATCCGCCGCCCACCTTACTGGGAAGGCGCATTGGCAGGGGAACGCACATTGAGCGGTATGCGTCCGCTGGCGATTTTGCCCGACAACATCACCACCGACCACCTCTCGCCATCCAATGCGATTTTGGCCGGCAGTGCTGCAGGCGAATATTTGGCAAAAATGGGTTTGCCTGAAGAAGACTTTAACTCTTACGCAACCCACCGCGGCGACCACTTGACCGCCCAACGTGCAACCTTCGCCAATCCGAAAACTGTTTAACGAAATGGTGAGAAATGAAGACGGCAGCGTACG
This genomic interval from Neisseria flavescens contains the following:
- the prpB gene encoding methylisocitrate lyase encodes the protein MSQHSAGARFRQAVKESNPLAVVGCVNAYFARLATQSGFKAIYLSGGGVAACSCGIPDLGITTMEDVLIDARRITDNVDTPLLVDIDVGWGGAFNIVRTIRNFERTGVAAVHIEDQVAQKRCGHRPNKAIVSKDEMVDRIKAAVDARVDENFVIMARTDALAVEGLDAAIERAQACVEAGADMIFPEAMTDLNMYRQFADAVKVPVLANITEFGSTPLYTQSELAENGVSLVLYPLSSFRAASKAALNVYEAIMRDGTQAAVVDTMQTRAELYEHLNYHAFEQKLDKLFQK
- a CDS encoding TSUP family transporter, translated to MEDLYIILALGLVAMVAGFIDAIAGGGGLITLPALLLAGIPPVSAIATNKLQAAAATFSATVSFARKGLIDWKKGLPIAAASFVGGVVGALSVSLVSKDILLAVVPVLLIFVALYFMFSPKLDGSKEGKARMSFFLFGLTVAPLLGFYDGVFGPGVGSFFLIAFIVLLGCKLLNAMSYTKLANVACNLGSLSVFLLHGSIIFPIAATMAVGANLGARFAVRFGSKLIKPLLIVISILMAVKLLTDERNPLYQMIISMF